One stretch of Streptococcus australis DNA includes these proteins:
- a CDS encoding ABC transporter permease yields the protein MKKILSYAIALVPILLLISLLLLVPIVFFISLVPNNYLPVSPIWIIEGLIGILILGYGVRLNKLPINLKPKIVYWAVFILLIIITGTLFLCFKNLLIIFVFCQLFLPIIYILWFENKFEGVKRYIKKSRNTFCFFNLFDSSFIGLYFLLKFIVQTWGKNIENFLDKLNVPQDFIEPIVTVLLLIILFILIPFFRGYLAVRKYRKENNIFTSSGKIYWNSNLKSFLSSILSICLYSSTLLQSDTYNFITKLVVCLISMSFTVFFWAYVLEDIDRGGENKEVVKSNWLLFGLLSTFLVLLDQIESDLIDILTWFLPMLLPVLIGEVNNIIPGGHSKSPTPDMKKHLYWLQIMSFNTLFVFNIVSSISTKQLIKDNQIEKVNTFKVFFISLINKGSSSNFTLGILVSAAILLISMVIAYGLSRIMVYLIRRFYIETSNRYFN from the coding sequence ATGAAAAAAATACTTTCATACGCCATAGCTTTAGTTCCAATCTTATTATTAATTTCTTTATTGCTTTTAGTACCTATTGTTTTTTTTATATCTTTAGTTCCAAATAATTATTTACCTGTATCCCCGATTTGGATAATAGAAGGCTTGATAGGAATCTTAATATTAGGGTATGGCGTTAGGTTAAATAAATTGCCAATTAATTTAAAACCTAAAATAGTTTATTGGGCTGTGTTCATACTGTTAATCATTATAACTGGTACATTATTTCTATGTTTTAAGAACTTACTTATTATTTTTGTTTTTTGTCAGTTATTCCTACCAATAATCTATATTTTATGGTTTGAAAATAAATTTGAAGGAGTTAAAAGATATATTAAAAAAAGTAGAAACACTTTTTGTTTTTTTAATTTATTCGATTCTTCTTTTATTGGATTATATTTCCTTTTAAAATTCATTGTTCAAACGTGGGGAAAGAACATAGAAAATTTTCTTGATAAGTTAAATGTTCCTCAGGATTTTATTGAGCCTATTGTTACAGTTTTATTATTAATAATACTATTTATTCTTATTCCCTTTTTCAGAGGCTATTTAGCCGTTAGGAAGTATAGAAAAGAAAACAATATATTTACGTCGTCAGGAAAAATATATTGGAATTCAAATTTAAAATCATTTTTATCCTCAATTCTGTCGATATGCTTATATAGTTCGACTCTTCTCCAATCTGATACATATAATTTTATTACGAAATTAGTTGTTTGCTTAATATCTATGTCTTTTACAGTGTTTTTCTGGGCTTATGTCTTAGAGGATATTGATAGAGGTGGTGAAAATAAAGAAGTAGTGAAATCAAATTGGTTACTTTTTGGTTTATTATCGACCTTTTTGGTTCTTTTAGATCAGATTGAAAGTGATTTGATTGATATTTTAACATGGTTTTTACCTATGTTATTACCTGTTTTGATAGGGGAAGTTAATAACATAATACCCGGAGGTCATTCAAAATCTCCCACTCCTGATATGAAGAAACATCTTTATTGGTTACAAATAATGAGTTTTAATACATTATTTGTGTTCAATATAGTTTCCTCCATATCAACGAAACAATTAATAAAAGATAATCAGATAGAAAAGGTTAATACTTTCAAAGTCTTTTTTATTTCTTTAATTAATAAAGGGTCATCTTCAAATTTCACATTAGGTATTTTAGTTTCAGCTGCTATATTGCTAATTTCGATGGTTATTGCTTATGGACTCAGTAGAATAATGGTATATTTAATACGGAGATTTTATATAGAGACTTCAAATAGATATTTTAATTAG
- a CDS encoding helix-hairpin-helix domain-containing protein, producing the protein MSKKLQRKKQLRNSLRRSGAFSTTVTKVVEETKKVVKHAEKSANQAGKVVTKKVEQAVEATKEQAQKVANSVEDFAATLGGLSVDRAKTFYDEGIKSAADFKNWTEKELLALKGIGPATIKKLKEHGISFK; encoded by the coding sequence ATGTCAAAGAAACTCCAACGTAAAAAACAATTGCGAAATAGCCTTCGTCGTTCAGGTGCATTTTCAACTACAGTGACTAAAGTTGTAGAAGAGACCAAAAAAGTCGTGAAACATGCGGAAAAATCTGCCAACCAAGCAGGAAAAGTTGTCACTAAAAAAGTGGAACAAGCAGTAGAAGCGACTAAAGAACAAGCTCAAAAAGTGGCGAATTCAGTAGAAGATTTCGCAGCTACTTTGGGTGGTCTCTCAGTAGATCGCGCTAAGACTTTCTATGATGAAGGTATCAAGTCGGCTGCTGACTTTAAAAACTGGACGGAAAAAGAACTCCTTGCCTTAAAAGGAATCGGCCCAGCTACCATCAAGAAATTAAAAGAGCACGGAATCAGCTTCAAGTAA
- a CDS encoding GNAT family N-acetyltransferase: MEQAQLPERLETDRLVLRVRTVADAEDIHAYASLPEVAYPAAFHPVKTLEDEIYYLEYILPERNEKNNLPAGYGIVVKGTDTIIGSVDFNHRHEDDVLEIGYTLHPDYWGRGYVPEAASALIDLGFKDLGLHKIELVCFGYNVQSQRVAEKLGFTLEARIRDRKDAQGNRCDSLIYGLLRSEWESEKK; the protein is encoded by the coding sequence ATGGAGCAAGCACAATTACCAGAACGATTAGAAACCGATCGGCTCGTCTTACGAGTCCGTACAGTGGCTGATGCTGAGGATATCCATGCCTACGCTAGTCTGCCAGAAGTCGCCTATCCAGCAGCATTTCACCCCGTCAAGACCTTGGAAGATGAGATTTATTATCTGGAGTATATTCTGCCCGAGCGTAATGAAAAGAACAATCTCCCAGCTGGTTACGGCATAGTGGTTAAAGGGACCGATACTATCATCGGCTCTGTTGATTTCAACCACCGCCATGAAGATGATGTTCTTGAGATTGGATATACCTTGCACCCAGACTACTGGGGGCGAGGCTATGTGCCCGAAGCGGCGAGTGCCTTGATTGATCTAGGTTTTAAAGATTTAGGCCTTCACAAGATTGAACTGGTCTGCTTTGGCTACAATGTCCAAAGTCAACGAGTCGCAGAAAAACTTGGTTTTACCCTTGAAGCTCGCATAAGGGATCGCAAAGATGCCCAAGGAAATCGCTGTGACAGTCTGATATATGGCTTGTTGAGGAGTGAGTGGGAGAGTGAAAAGAAATGA
- a CDS encoding DUF1858 domain-containing protein, whose product MDNIIDVSIPVAEVVDKYPEVLEILVELGFKPLANPLMRNTVGRKVSLKQGSKLEGTPMDKIVRTLEANGYEVIGLD is encoded by the coding sequence ATGGACAATATCATTGATGTGTCAATTCCCGTTGCAGAAGTGGTGGATAAGTATCCAGAAGTCTTGGAAATCCTAGTGGAGCTTGGTTTTAAACCACTTGCTAATCCCTTGATGCGTAACACAGTCGGTCGCAAGGTATCGCTCAAACAGGGTTCTAAGCTCGAAGGAACTCCTATGGATAAGATTGTCCGCACACTAGAAGCGAATGGCTACGAAGTGATTGGATTAGACTAA
- the rbfA gene encoding 30S ribosome-binding factor RbfA — protein sequence MANHFRTDRVGMEIKREVNEILQKKVRDPRVQGVTITDVQMLGDLSVAKVYYTILSNLASDNQKTQIGLEKATGTIKRELGRNLKLYKIPDLTFVKDESIEYGNKIDEMLRNLDKN from the coding sequence ATGGCAAATCATTTCCGTACGGATCGTGTGGGCATGGAAATCAAGCGTGAAGTCAATGAGATTTTGCAAAAGAAAGTCCGTGATCCGCGTGTCCAAGGTGTGACCATCACAGATGTTCAGATGCTAGGTGACTTGTCTGTTGCCAAGGTTTACTACACCATTTTAAGTAACCTTGCTTCAGATAATCAAAAAACTCAAATCGGGCTTGAGAAAGCAACTGGTACCATCAAACGTGAACTTGGTCGCAATTTGAAATTGTACAAAATCCCAGATTTGACTTTCGTCAAAGACGAATCCATCGAGTATGGAAACAAGATTGACGAGATGCTACGCAATCTGGATAAGAACTAA
- a CDS encoding Hachiman antiphage defense system protein HamA yields the protein MRDNLKNLINRAIVKYTFPIVLTDEQGQLTSINKSNLTSTEKDEYCFKGNDNDISKIIYNGIVEFAENEFKIDYDNLDREQTKVIKTKLKYNENDFSQTKLQYGFYGEVLLDLFLRNYFHTDVLISRGYFYSPLEKSEPKGFDAFHIIDNKGSLELWFGEAKFHQSFTSGINSVLSKINYSISDEYLNNHMFAIINEKDNISHFHPILEGIIKRWENNPDLILIDELQNNNIELVYPVFIAYQKQQTYGYEKSIASSVDKINRELGKYSLNLAVKIKVSIFVMLLPVYDSNKLKEEVIEWIETKEPLI from the coding sequence TTGAGAGATAATCTTAAAAATTTAATAAATAGGGCAATAGTAAAATATACTTTTCCTATTGTACTGACTGACGAACAAGGGCAATTGACTTCAATTAATAAGAGTAATTTGACATCTACAGAAAAGGATGAATATTGCTTTAAAGGCAATGATAATGACATTTCAAAGATAATTTATAATGGAATTGTTGAATTCGCTGAGAATGAGTTTAAGATTGATTATGATAACTTGGATAGAGAACAAACAAAGGTAATCAAAACTAAATTAAAATATAATGAGAATGATTTCTCTCAAACAAAACTTCAGTACGGATTTTATGGGGAAGTACTTTTAGATTTATTTTTAAGAAATTATTTTCATACTGATGTTCTAATTTCTAGAGGTTATTTTTATTCTCCTCTTGAAAAATCTGAACCAAAAGGGTTTGATGCTTTTCATATTATTGATAATAAAGGTAGTTTAGAACTCTGGTTTGGAGAAGCAAAATTTCATCAAAGTTTTACATCTGGAATTAACTCTGTACTTTCCAAGATAAATTATTCTATTTCAGATGAATATTTGAATAATCATATGTTTGCAATTATTAATGAGAAAGATAATATCTCTCATTTCCATCCAATTTTAGAAGGAATAATCAAAAGATGGGAGAATAATCCTGACCTCATTCTTATCGATGAATTACAAAATAATAATATTGAGTTAGTGTATCCTGTTTTTATTGCATATCAAAAACAGCAAACCTACGGTTACGAAAAATCAATTGCATCTAGTGTGGATAAAATCAATAGGGAGTTAGGAAAATATTCGTTAAATTTAGCTGTTAAAATAAAGGTTAGTATATTTGTAATGCTCTTACCTGTTTATGATTCTAATAAATTAAAGGAAGAAGTGATTGAATGGATAGAAACGAAAGAACCGCTCATCTAA
- a CDS encoding DUF438 domain-containing protein translates to MADERIHILRDILLELHNGASPESVQERFDATFTGVSAIEISLMEHELMNSDSGVTFEDVMELCDVHANLFKNAVKGVEVEDTEHPGHPVRIFKDENLALRAALIRIRRLLDTYESMEDEEMLAEMRKGLVRQMGLLGQFDIHYQRKEELFFPIMERYGHDSPPKVMWGVDDQIRELFQTALTTAKSLPEVSISSVKEDFEAFATEFESMIFKEESILLMILLESFTQDDWLQIAEESDAYGYAIIRPSEKWVPERQSFVEEKSAEEPVQLDTAEGQVQQVIDTPEGQFTITFTPKEKEAVLDRHSQQAFGNGYLSVEQANLILNHLPMEITFVNKDDIFQYYNDNAPADEMIFKRTPSQVGRNVELCHPPKYLEKVKAVMKGLREGTKDKYEMWFKSESRGKFVHITYATVHDENGEFQGVLEYVQDIQPYREIDTDYFRGLE, encoded by the coding sequence ATGGCAGATGAACGGATTCATATCCTACGGGATATTTTGTTAGAATTGCACAACGGCGCCTCTCCCGAGTCGGTTCAGGAGCGTTTTGATGCGACCTTTACAGGTGTTTCAGCCATCGAGATTTCCCTCATGGAGCACGAGCTGATGAACTCAGACTCAGGTGTCACCTTTGAAGATGTTATGGAGCTCTGTGATGTCCATGCCAATCTTTTTAAAAACGCAGTAAAGGGCGTCGAAGTGGAAGATACCGAGCATCCTGGCCACCCAGTTCGCATCTTCAAGGATGAAAATCTGGCCCTCCGTGCGGCCTTGATTCGCATTCGGAGATTGTTAGATACCTATGAGTCTATGGAAGACGAGGAAATGCTGGCAGAGATGCGCAAGGGCTTGGTCCGTCAAATGGGGCTGTTGGGGCAATTTGATATCCACTACCAGCGCAAGGAAGAGCTCTTCTTTCCTATCATGGAGCGCTATGGACACGATTCACCCCCTAAGGTCATGTGGGGAGTGGATGACCAGATCAGAGAACTCTTTCAAACAGCTCTAACAACAGCCAAGTCACTACCAGAAGTGTCGATTAGCAGTGTAAAAGAAGATTTTGAAGCTTTTGCGACAGAGTTTGAAAGTATGATTTTCAAGGAAGAGTCCATCCTTCTCATGATTCTCCTTGAGTCCTTTACTCAGGATGATTGGCTTCAGATTGCGGAGGAGAGCGATGCTTACGGCTATGCCATCATCCGTCCGTCTGAGAAATGGGTTCCAGAACGCCAGAGCTTTGTTGAGGAAAAGAGTGCAGAGGAGCCCGTGCAACTAGACACTGCTGAAGGCCAAGTACAACAAGTCATCGATACACCAGAAGGTCAGTTCACCATTACCTTTACCCCTAAGGAAAAGGAAGCGGTGCTGGACCGTCATAGTCAACAGGCTTTTGGCAATGGCTATCTCTCAGTTGAGCAGGCCAACCTCATCCTCAATCACCTCCCCATGGAGATTACCTTTGTCAATAAAGACGATATTTTCCAGTATTACAATGACAATGCGCCAGCTGATGAGATGATTTTCAAACGGACACCGTCCCAAGTCGGGCGCAATGTCGAGTTATGTCATCCGCCCAAGTACCTAGAAAAGGTTAAGGCCGTTATGAAGGGCCTTCGTGAAGGAACCAAGGACAAGTATGAAATGTGGTTCAAGTCTGAGTCTCGAGGCAAGTTTGTCCACATCACCTACGCTACAGTACACGATGAGAACGGAGAATTCCAAGGCGTGCTAGAGTATGTTCAGGATATCCAGCCCTACCGTGAGATTGATACGGACTACTTCCGTGGATTAGAATAA
- a CDS encoding valine--tRNA ligase, with translation MSKELSPKYNPAEVEAGRYQKWLDEDVFKPSGNQKAKPYSIVIPPPNVTGKLHLGHAWDTTLQDIIIRQKRMQGFDTLWLPGMDHAGIATQAKVEERLRGDGITRYDLGREKFLDKVWEWKDEYATTIKEQWGKMGLSVDYSRERFTLDEGLSKAVRKVFVELYKKGWIYRGEFIINWDPAARTALSDIEVIHKDVEGAFYHMNYMLEDGSRALEVATTRPETMFGDVAVAVNPEDPRYKDLIGKHVVLPIANKLIPIVGDEHADPEFGTGVVKITPAHDPNDFLVGQRHNLPQVNVMNDDGTMNDLAFEFSGMDRFEARKAVVAKLEEIGALVKIEKRVHSVGHSERTGVVVEPRLSTQWFVKMDQLAKNAIANQDTEDKVEFYPPRFNDTFLQWMENVHDWVISRQLWWGHQIPAWYNAEGEMYVGEEAPEGDGWTQDEDVLDTWFSSALWPFSTMGWPDVDSEDFKRYFPTSTLVTGYDIIFFWVSRMIFQSLEFTGRQPFQNVLIHGLIRDEQGRKMSKSLGNGIDPMDVIEKYGADALRWFLSNGSAPGQDVRFSYEKMDASWNFINKIWNISRYILMNNEGLTLEQATANVEKVVNKEAGNVTDRWILHNLNETIGKATANFDKFEFGVAGHILYNFIWDEFADWYVELTKEVLYSDNEEEKVITRSVLLYTLDKILRLLHPIMPFVTEEIFGQISEGSIVIAAYPTVNPVFEDLAAHTGVESLKDLIRAVRNARAEVNVAPSKPITILVKTSDSDLEAFFNSNVNYIKRFTNPEHLEIASTIPAPELAMSSVITGAEIYLPLADLLNVEEELARLDKELAKWQKELDMVGKKLSNERFVANAKPEVVQKERDKQADYQAKYDATVARIDEMKKLVK, from the coding sequence ATGTCTAAAGAACTTTCACCTAAATACAATCCAGCCGAGGTTGAGGCTGGTCGTTACCAAAAATGGCTTGACGAAGATGTTTTCAAGCCTTCAGGAAATCAAAAGGCTAAGCCTTATTCGATCGTGATTCCACCACCAAACGTAACTGGTAAACTCCACCTTGGTCACGCTTGGGACACAACCTTGCAAGATATCATCATCCGTCAAAAACGCATGCAAGGCTTTGATACGCTTTGGCTTCCAGGGATGGACCACGCGGGGATTGCGACTCAAGCTAAGGTTGAGGAGCGCTTGCGTGGAGATGGCATTACGCGTTACGACCTCGGTCGTGAAAAATTCCTCGATAAGGTCTGGGAATGGAAAGACGAATACGCCACTACCATCAAGGAACAATGGGGCAAAATGGGTCTCTCTGTAGACTACTCTCGTGAGCGTTTCACTCTTGATGAGGGACTGTCAAAAGCTGTCCGTAAGGTCTTTGTCGAGCTTTACAAGAAAGGATGGATCTACCGTGGTGAGTTTATCATCAACTGGGACCCAGCTGCTCGCACAGCCCTTTCTGATATTGAGGTTATCCACAAGGATGTCGAAGGTGCCTTCTACCACATGAACTACATGCTTGAAGATGGTTCCCGCGCCCTTGAGGTTGCGACAACTCGTCCTGAGACTATGTTTGGGGACGTTGCCGTTGCGGTCAATCCAGAAGACCCACGCTACAAGGATTTGATTGGCAAACATGTCGTTCTTCCAATCGCTAACAAACTGATCCCAATCGTTGGAGACGAGCACGCTGATCCTGAGTTTGGTACTGGTGTCGTGAAAATCACACCTGCCCACGATCCAAATGACTTTTTAGTTGGTCAACGCCACAACTTGCCACAAGTTAACGTTATGAACGACGACGGAACTATGAATGACTTGGCCTTCGAATTTTCAGGCATGGATCGTTTTGAAGCACGTAAGGCAGTCGTTGCTAAGCTAGAAGAAATCGGTGCTCTTGTTAAAATCGAAAAACGTGTCCACAGTGTTGGTCACTCAGAACGTACAGGTGTCGTGGTTGAGCCACGCTTGTCTACTCAATGGTTCGTCAAGATGGACCAATTGGCTAAGAATGCTATTGCCAACCAAGATACAGAGGACAAGGTAGAATTCTACCCACCTCGTTTCAACGATACCTTCCTTCAATGGATGGAAAATGTCCACGACTGGGTTATCTCTCGTCAGCTTTGGTGGGGTCACCAAATCCCTGCTTGGTACAATGCTGAGGGTGAAATGTATGTCGGCGAAGAAGCTCCTGAAGGTGACGGATGGACTCAGGACGAAGACGTCTTGGATACTTGGTTCAGCTCTGCCCTTTGGCCATTCTCAACCATGGGCTGGCCTGATGTCGACTCAGAAGACTTCAAACGTTACTTCCCAACTTCAACCTTGGTAACAGGTTACGACATCATCTTCTTCTGGGTGTCTCGTATGATCTTCCAATCATTGGAATTCACTGGCCGTCAGCCATTCCAAAACGTTCTGATCCACGGTCTTATTCGTGACGAGCAAGGACGCAAGATGTCTAAATCTCTCGGTAACGGAATTGACCCGATGGACGTCATCGAGAAATATGGTGCCGATGCGCTTCGTTGGTTCCTTTCAAACGGTTCTGCACCAGGTCAAGACGTCCGTTTCTCTTATGAGAAAATGGATGCTTCATGGAACTTCATTAACAAGATCTGGAACATCTCTCGCTACATCCTCATGAACAATGAAGGCTTGACCCTTGAGCAAGCAACGGCTAATGTGGAAAAAGTGGTTAACAAGGAAGCTGGAAATGTCACAGACCGCTGGATTCTCCACAACCTCAATGAAACAATTGGAAAAGCGACCGCCAACTTTGACAAGTTTGAATTTGGGGTTGCTGGCCACATCCTCTACAACTTCATCTGGGATGAGTTTGCGGACTGGTACGTTGAGTTGACCAAGGAAGTCCTTTATAGCGACAACGAAGAAGAGAAAGTCATCACACGTTCTGTTCTCCTTTACACTTTGGACAAGATCCTTCGTCTCCTTCACCCTATCATGCCGTTCGTGACAGAGGAAATCTTTGGGCAAATTTCAGAAGGCTCTATCGTTATAGCAGCATACCCAACTGTTAACCCAGTCTTTGAAGACCTTGCGGCCCACACAGGTGTGGAAAGCCTCAAAGACTTGATCCGTGCTGTTCGTAATGCGCGTGCGGAAGTAAACGTTGCACCAAGCAAACCTATCACTATCCTTGTTAAGACAAGCGATAGCGACTTGGAAGCCTTCTTTAACAGCAATGTCAACTATATCAAACGCTTCACAAATCCAGAACACTTGGAAATCGCATCAACCATCCCTGCGCCTGAACTCGCTATGTCAAGCGTCATCACAGGAGCAGAAATCTACCTGCCACTGGCAGACCTCTTAAATGTCGAAGAAGAACTAGCTCGTCTCGACAAGGAACTGGCTAAATGGCAAAAAGAACTGGATATGGTTGGTAAGAAGCTCTCTAACGAACGCTTCGTAGCCAATGCCAAACCAGAAGTCGTCCAAAAAGAACGCGACAAACAAGCCGACTACCAAGCGAAATACGATGCGACAGTCGCACGTATTGATGAGATGAAGAAGTTGGTGAAATAA
- a CDS encoding helicase-related protein, with protein sequence MDRNERTAHLIKELNLYKRYPERRGVFVKSTCDYYDSVKLDELTSSDLNFLRCIANEAGVPQYFELLERKYQEGNEINPEDMNLLSMSSFLNEANLIVNDYMLHKYQKEVLELFENNSVNRYVLSAPTSFGKTFIVYTIIKKMDYSNVLLVFPTISLLSENYLKLLNDEFFSPYKIHTLSEINEDELGEKNIFIYTPERYLSFLDNNTSYFDFTFVDEIYKIDNDFIIDNDTPEENERDTAYRLALEYACQNSKDILLAGPYIQFQKLDSERNSFNNFVRVNKFTILEYNDVEIVSKNITHIDRNKFELGNIKYKLNVGTSSLQDKVVQTIVKIEGNTLIYCGSKPDVERFANHMLKNDEYLSLLSEKEYKEDDELFSIFLKHIEKKFGSDWILYKALEKRIGLHHAGIPKYLQNEIINLFNSGELLCLFSTTTITEGVNTTAKNLIVTAVKKGRKPLKQFDAKNIAGRAGRFNVHYSGNVIDLTKEFEAVIDSQQDEIEHKNYDNSRNKTDVDLEVTFDEFLTDDDKNFKTEINEAKEKSGLPDFIFQSYRTIGPLEKISIYNRIAEMSIVEFRKIDRLKRVLNLSNCTKIHWEGFQTVVDFCHKFVSNSDLKRIMETRVGQKNFSLIVVQLSGFLEKGFLGTVDYYVKQQNYSKDRAISKTSKLIYTIFKYHLVKYLGVFDLLYRFHYSRVYGRNFDDVAGIQLLLQRLEYNALTNTGRKLSDYGVPFELVKYYDGVVKTKDFDLYESYVDRTIQRLLE encoded by the coding sequence ATGGATAGAAACGAAAGAACCGCTCATCTAATAAAAGAATTGAATTTATATAAACGATACCCTGAAAGAAGAGGCGTCTTTGTCAAGTCAACTTGTGACTATTACGACTCTGTTAAATTAGACGAACTTACAAGTAGTGATTTAAATTTCTTGCGTTGTATAGCAAATGAAGCTGGAGTACCACAATACTTTGAGCTACTTGAAAGAAAGTATCAAGAAGGTAATGAAATAAATCCAGAGGACATGAATTTATTATCCATGAGTTCATTTTTAAATGAAGCGAATTTAATCGTAAATGATTATATGCTACATAAATACCAAAAAGAAGTTTTAGAATTATTCGAAAATAATTCAGTTAATAGATATGTCCTCTCTGCTCCAACTTCTTTTGGTAAAACTTTTATTGTTTATACTATTATAAAGAAAATGGATTATTCTAATGTATTATTAGTTTTTCCTACGATTAGTCTGTTATCTGAAAATTATTTAAAGTTGCTAAATGATGAGTTTTTTTCTCCGTATAAAATACATACTCTAAGTGAAATAAACGAGGACGAACTTGGAGAGAAAAATATTTTTATTTATACTCCTGAACGATATCTTTCGTTTTTAGATAATAATACTAGTTATTTTGATTTTACTTTTGTGGATGAAATATATAAAATAGACAATGATTTTATTATAGATAATGACACTCCAGAAGAAAATGAACGAGATACTGCTTATAGACTTGCTTTAGAATATGCTTGCCAAAATAGTAAAGATATTTTACTCGCTGGACCTTATATTCAATTTCAAAAACTAGATTCAGAAAGAAATTCATTCAATAATTTTGTTCGAGTTAATAAATTTACAATTCTTGAATATAACGATGTTGAGATTGTATCTAAGAACATTACACATATCGATAGAAATAAGTTTGAACTTGGAAATATTAAATATAAATTAAATGTAGGCACCTCATCCTTACAAGATAAAGTAGTACAAACTATTGTAAAGATAGAAGGTAATACTCTAATTTATTGTGGAAGCAAGCCAGATGTAGAGAGATTTGCTAATCATATGTTGAAAAATGATGAATATCTTTCGCTTTTGTCAGAAAAAGAGTATAAAGAAGATGATGAACTATTTTCTATTTTTTTAAAACATATAGAAAAGAAATTTGGATCAGATTGGATTCTATATAAAGCACTTGAAAAGAGAATTGGGCTCCATCATGCAGGAATACCCAAATATCTACAGAATGAAATAATTAATTTGTTTAATAGTGGGGAGCTGTTGTGTCTTTTTTCGACAACAACAATTACTGAAGGAGTCAATACAACTGCAAAGAATTTGATTGTTACTGCAGTAAAAAAAGGAAGGAAGCCATTAAAACAGTTTGATGCTAAAAACATTGCTGGGAGAGCAGGCAGATTTAATGTACACTATAGTGGTAATGTCATTGATTTAACAAAAGAATTTGAAGCTGTTATTGATTCGCAACAGGACGAAATTGAACATAAAAATTATGATAATAGCCGAAATAAAACGGATGTAGACTTAGAAGTGACATTTGATGAATTTTTGACAGATGATGATAAAAATTTCAAGACCGAAATTAATGAAGCAAAGGAAAAATCAGGATTACCAGATTTTATTTTTCAATCATATAGAACAATAGGTCCTTTGGAGAAAATCTCAATCTATAATCGAATAGCAGAGATGTCGATAGTCGAATTTCGTAAAATTGATCGGTTGAAGCGGGTATTAAATTTGAGCAACTGCACAAAAATTCATTGGGAAGGTTTTCAAACAGTAGTTGATTTTTGTCATAAATTTGTCTCTAATTCAGATTTAAAGCGTATAATGGAAACTAGAGTAGGACAGAAAAATTTTTCTTTAATTGTAGTACAATTATCAGGATTTTTAGAAAAAGGCTTTTTAGGAACAGTTGATTATTACGTTAAACAACAGAATTACAGTAAAGATAGAGCAATTAGTAAAACTTCTAAATTAATCTATACAATATTTAAATATCATCTTGTAAAGTATTTAGGTGTATTTGATTTGTTATATAGATTTCATTATTCAAGAGTTTATGGAAGAAATTTTGATGATGTTGCTGGAATTCAACTCCTTCTACAGAGGCTAGAGTACAATGCTCTAACTAATACTGGTCGAAAATTAAGCGATTATGGTGTTCCGTTTGAATTAGTAAAATATTACGATGGAGTAGTAAAAACTAAGGATTTTGATTTATATGAAAGTTATGTAGATAGAACAATACAAAGATTACTTGAATAA
- a CDS encoding DUF1912 family protein: protein MSYEQEFMKEFEAWVNTQIMINDMAHKESQKVYEEDQDERAKDAMIRYESRLDAYQFLLGKFENFKAGKGFHDLPEGLFGERNY from the coding sequence ATGAGTTACGAACAAGAATTTATGAAGGAATTTGAAGCTTGGGTCAATACCCAGATCATGATCAACGACATGGCGCACAAGGAAAGTCAAAAAGTCTACGAAGAAGACCAAGACGAGCGTGCCAAAGATGCTATGATTCGCTACGAAAGTCGCTTGGATGCTTATCAATTTTTGCTAGGTAAGTTTGAAAACTTCAAAGCAGGCAAGGGATTTCATGATTTGCCAGAAGGCTTGTTTGGTGAGCGAAACTACTAA